A single Arcobacter sp. FWKO B DNA region contains:
- a CDS encoding DMT family transporter has translation MHWIYLIGAIIFEVLGTLSIKQTTLSNNNYWVGAVVVFYVISFSLLTFAVKKIEIGTAYAIWAGFGTATITILGWLIFKEMMSVQKIIAISLIILGTIMLKLQHT, from the coding sequence ATGCATTGGATATATTTAATTGGAGCGATAATTTTTGAGGTTTTAGGTACATTATCTATAAAGCAAACGACACTTTCAAACAACAACTATTGGGTCGGTGCGGTTGTGGTTTTTTATGTTATCTCATTTTCACTATTAACATTTGCAGTTAAAAAAATTGAGATAGGAACAGCATATGCTATTTGGGCAGGATTTGGTACTGCTACAATAACCATTTTGGGTTGGTTGATTTTTAAAGAGATGATGAGTGTACAAAAAATAATAGCTATCTCTTTGATTATATTGGGGACTATTATGTTGAAGCTTCAACATACATAG
- a CDS encoding TetR/AcrR family transcriptional regulator, whose protein sequence is MPIVVNQEEKIEQICQKAYDEFIQNGIESISLNQLITNIGISKGQFYHYFKTKEELIFQVVSKKTLEFVAKSEDELQKSNNLFQDLQILFKFYICEDKYFSDLRKLMFDTLHIYINSNDEKIKQYNQKMYEWLDEKLIEIFQKYDVNLVSADIIKSISATADGMYFRSLADSDFNLQHSLSEYLYDIANFVQKG, encoded by the coding sequence ATGCCAATTGTCGTAAATCAAGAAGAAAAAATAGAACAAATTTGTCAAAAAGCCTATGATGAATTTATCCAAAATGGGATTGAAAGTATTTCACTCAATCAATTAATCACAAATATTGGTATCTCTAAGGGACAGTTTTACCATTATTTCAAAACAAAAGAGGAGTTGATTTTTCAAGTAGTTTCAAAAAAAACTTTAGAGTTTGTAGCAAAATCAGAAGATGAACTTCAAAAGTCAAATAATTTATTCCAAGATTTACAAATTCTTTTTAAGTTTTATATTTGTGAGGATAAATATTTTAGCGATTTAAGAAAGTTAATGTTTGATACTTTGCATATCTATATCAATTCAAATGATGAAAAAATCAAACAATATAATCAAAAGATGTATGAATGGTTAGATGAAAAGCTCATAGAAATATTTCAAAAGTATGATGTGAATTTGGTTTCAGCTGATATTATCAAATCTATTTCAGCCACAGCCGATGGGATGTATTTTCGCTCTTTGGCAGATAGTGATTTTAACCTGCAACACAGTTTATCAGAATATCTTTATGATATTGCCAACTTTGTACAAAAAGGATAA
- a CDS encoding zeta toxin family protein translates to MNLEIPRLRMFAGPNGSGKSTIKDVINQELLGIYINPDEIEKEIKYYGFIDFYNYGFESDKKEVLDFFHNSTLLKSVDLLEEASYLKYNDNKLIFSDVSVNSYFASVCADFVRKKLLEARKSFTFETVMSSYDKIELLKLAKKLGYRNYLYYIATSDPIINISRVKNRVSLNGHNVPENKIISRYYRSLDYLKDAVKLSDRSYVFDNSSCEKTWICEITDGTKVDMKVDIAPKWVHEYLLDKK, encoded by the coding sequence ATGAATTTAGAGATACCAAGACTTAGAATGTTTGCAGGACCAAATGGTAGTGGCAAAAGTACTATCAAAGATGTAATCAATCAAGAATTGCTTGGTATTTACATAAATCCAGATGAAATAGAAAAAGAAATAAAATATTATGGTTTTATAGATTTTTATAACTATGGTTTTGAATCTGACAAAAAAGAAGTTTTAGATTTTTTTCATAATTCAACCCTATTAAAATCTGTAGATTTACTAGAAGAGGCTTCATACTTAAAATACAATGATAATAAGTTAATTTTTTCAGATGTGAGTGTAAATTCTTATTTTGCTTCAGTATGTGCAGATTTTGTTAGAAAAAAACTACTAGAAGCTAGAAAATCATTTACATTTGAAACAGTAATGAGCTCATACGATAAAATAGAGTTATTGAAATTGGCTAAAAAATTAGGGTATAGAAATTATTTGTATTATATAGCTACAAGTGACCCTATTATTAATATTTCAAGAGTAAAAAACAGGGTGTCATTGAATGGTCACAATGTACCAGAAAATAAGATAATAAGCCGTTATTATCGTTCTTTAGATTATTTGAAAGATGCTGTTAAGTTAAGTGATAGGTCATATGTCTTTGACAACTCTTCTTGTGAAAAAACATGGATATGTGAGATAACTGATGGGACAAAAGTGGATATGAAAGTAGATATTGCTCCAAAATGGGTACATGAGTATTTGCTAGATAAAAAATAA
- a CDS encoding pseudouridine synthase yields the protein MRLDKLLSSLGYGTRKDIEFFARRGYIKYKGEICKDATKKVEHEDVLFDNEPLDHPHGMIIAMNKPKGYICSHEDSGRLIYSLLPDRFASRNPKLSTIGRLDVDTSGIILFSDDGNINHSLTSPKRHIPKVYEVTLKHPLRGDEQKVFASGTLMLNGEEKPLLPAKLEIINDTLVHLSIDEGRYHQVKRMFAAVGNRVEALHRIKFGNIGLEGLEEGEWRYVSMDDVLGSES from the coding sequence ATGCGTTTAGATAAGCTTCTATCAAGTCTTGGGTATGGTACTAGAAAAGATATTGAGTTTTTTGCACGAAGAGGATACATAAAGTACAAGGGTGAAATCTGTAAGGATGCTACAAAAAAAGTTGAGCATGAAGATGTATTGTTTGATAATGAGCCACTTGACCATCCGCATGGTATGATAATAGCTATGAACAAACCAAAAGGGTATATCTGTAGTCATGAAGATAGTGGGAGGCTTATTTATTCTTTGCTTCCTGATAGATTTGCTAGTAGGAATCCAAAGCTTTCTACCATAGGAAGACTTGATGTGGATACTAGTGGGATTATCCTTTTTAGTGATGATGGCAATATCAATCACTCCCTAACAAGCCCAAAAAGACATATCCCAAAAGTTTATGAAGTGACACTAAAGCATCCCTTAAGAGGTGATGAGCAAAAAGTCTTTGCAAGTGGTACTTTGATGCTAAATGGTGAAGAAAAGCCGTTGCTCCCTGCAAAACTAGAAATTATCAATGATACACTTGTACATCTTAGTATTGATGAGGGTAGGTATCATCAGGTCAAAAGGATGTTTGCAGCTGTAGGAAATAGGGTAGAAGCCTTGCATCGTATCAAATTTGGCAATATTGGACTTGAAGGACTAGAAGAGGGTGAGTGGAGATATGTTTCTATGGATGATGTTTTGGGTAGTGAGTCGTGA
- a CDS encoding AAA family ATPase — protein sequence MDIEVKETVRLSGVLKKVLYQNNENGYIIGVLSNNEKVCGQYFDTDIQKLVDEELVFCGNWTTHKKYGVQFEFEKIELKESELFFFLSKVVKGVGKSIAKKLLDTYSDEELIQIIEQDPNKLLQIQGIKEKKLTLIVQSWKQYSHLRELGSFLSKFGVTNNLINKIYETFGEVDDLIGKIQQNPYILTKIKGVGFKRADEIGLSLGLDLKSHFRIESCISYTLKEYCESNGNSSISKAKLFELLINALKFEKTDENNELLEKSLQELVNKEELYETSPNRYSPRMLYFAEKKIIEFFQKRAEQKNIKKIVSNFSEYIEKKQKTLGFNLSDEQKKAVELINNGHNTILLIGYAGTGKSTSSRAVLELLEEVFWYDDIMCIALSGIASQRISDTTGYKSSTIQSLLMSSKEKDYFPYRVILLDEASMVNSSTFYQITSKISDDAVFIIVGDDGQLPAIGAGNILADCIKYELAPICKLTKIYRQSENQAIALIANEIRNASVPDFLNETYQDFKFFDVSIFNHYAIKNSVSDNEFSSIRQDNTQKILHNILNIGCNYLKESYKLIKQKEISKFLTLFQVITPMKSGILGAQNLNIELQKLFNHNKGASKEGKFYEYKLGDKVIHIKNENMKTKTLDMYKRGDDNFVEKRVFNGQLGLIIKLDFEDEKILVLYPNDDMVVYYDFDGIDYILALAYALTIHKTQGMEYSVALIPMTFSHYIMHNTKLLYTAITRAKDMCFVVGETEAFKAGCKKIETTKRQSVINDLLGEENQQ from the coding sequence ATGGATATTGAAGTCAAAGAGACAGTAAGACTTAGTGGAGTTTTGAAAAAAGTCTTATATCAAAACAACGAAAATGGTTATATAATAGGGGTGTTGTCTAACAATGAAAAAGTTTGTGGGCAATATTTTGACACAGATATTCAAAAGCTAGTGGATGAAGAGTTGGTTTTTTGTGGTAACTGGACTACACACAAAAAATATGGTGTTCAATTTGAGTTTGAAAAAATAGAACTCAAAGAGTCTGAGCTGTTTTTCTTTTTAAGTAAAGTAGTAAAAGGTGTAGGTAAAAGTATAGCCAAGAAATTGCTTGATACTTATAGTGATGAAGAACTTATACAAATAATAGAACAAGACCCAAATAAACTTTTGCAAATACAAGGGATAAAAGAAAAAAAGCTTACTTTGATAGTGCAAAGTTGGAAGCAGTATTCTCATCTAAGGGAGCTTGGTTCGTTTTTGTCAAAATTTGGTGTTACAAATAACCTGATAAATAAAATCTATGAAACATTTGGAGAAGTTGATGATTTGATAGGCAAAATCCAACAAAATCCATATATTTTGACCAAAATTAAAGGTGTAGGGTTTAAAAGGGCTGATGAGATAGGGTTGTCTTTGGGGCTTGACTTAAAATCACACTTTAGAATCGAATCCTGTATTAGCTATACACTCAAAGAATATTGTGAATCAAATGGAAATAGTTCTATATCAAAAGCAAAACTTTTTGAACTACTTATTAACGCACTTAAATTTGAAAAAACAGATGAAAATAATGAGTTGCTAGAAAAATCACTTCAAGAACTTGTAAATAAAGAAGAACTTTACGAAACTTCACCAAATAGATACAGCCCTAGAATGTTATATTTTGCAGAAAAAAAGATTATTGAGTTTTTCCAAAAAAGAGCAGAGCAAAAAAATATCAAAAAGATTGTTTCAAATTTTAGTGAATATATAGAAAAAAAGCAAAAAACATTAGGGTTTAACTTGAGTGATGAGCAAAAAAAGGCTGTAGAACTTATCAACAACGGTCACAATACTATTTTGCTTATAGGTTATGCTGGTACTGGTAAATCGACATCATCAAGGGCAGTTTTGGAGCTTTTGGAAGAGGTTTTTTGGTATGATGATATTATGTGTATAGCACTTAGCGGTATAGCAAGTCAAAGAATATCAGACACTACAGGATACAAAAGCTCTACAATACAATCTTTGCTTATGTCATCTAAGGAAAAAGATTATTTTCCATATAGAGTAATACTTCTTGATGAAGCTTCTATGGTTAATTCTAGTACATTTTACCAAATTACATCCAAAATATCAGATGATGCGGTGTTTATAATAGTAGGAGATGATGGGCAACTTCCTGCTATTGGAGCTGGCAATATATTGGCTGATTGTATAAAATACGAACTAGCACCTATTTGTAAGCTTACTAAGATATACAGACAAAGTGAAAATCAAGCCATTGCACTAATAGCAAATGAAATAAGAAATGCCAGCGTACCTGATTTTCTAAATGAAACATATCAAGATTTTAAATTCTTTGATGTATCTATATTTAACCATTATGCTATCAAAAACAGTGTAAGTGACAATGAATTTTCATCAATAAGGCAAGATAATACACAAAAAATACTTCATAATATACTTAATATTGGATGCAACTACCTCAAAGAATCATACAAGCTAATAAAACAAAAAGAGATTTCAAAATTTCTAACTCTTTTTCAGGTGATAACCCCTATGAAAAGTGGTATTTTGGGTGCACAAAACTTAAATATAGAGCTACAAAAACTTTTCAACCATAACAAAGGTGCATCAAAAGAGGGAAAATTCTATGAGTATAAGCTAGGTGATAAAGTAATACATATAAAAAACGAAAATATGAAAACCAAAACACTTGATATGTACAAAAGAGGGGATGATAATTTTGTAGAAAAAAGGGTGTTCAATGGACAGTTGGGGCTTATTATTAAGCTAGATTTTGAAGATGAAAAAATACTAGTCCTTTATCCAAATGATGATATGGTGGTGTATTATGATTTTGATGGGATAGATTATATACTAGCTTTAGCATATGCATTGACCATACACAAAACCCAAGGTATGGAATATAGTGTGGCATTGATACCTATGACATTTTCACACTATATTATGCACAACACTAAACTACTATATACAGCCATCACAAGAGCAAAAGATATGTGTTTTGTGGTTGGAGAAACAGAAGCATTTAAAGCAGGATGTAAAAAGATAGAAACTACCAAAAGGCAGAGTGTTATCAATGATTTGTTGGGTGAAGAAAATCAACAATAA
- a CDS encoding type II toxin-antitoxin system VapC family toxin, with amino-acid sequence MRYLLDTNIVSELISKKPNENVLNFLNTLSEEDVLLSVLTVGEIKSGIENLQDSVKKETLTLWLNNDLLNRFKNRLLDIDLNIMLVWGEIIQKNKKIGSPLPIIDSLIGATCIVNNLTLVTRNESDFKNLDINIINPFL; translated from the coding sequence TTGAGATATTTACTGGATACAAATATTGTATCTGAGCTTATTTCAAAGAAACCAAATGAAAATGTATTGAATTTTTTAAATACATTAAGTGAGGAGGATGTTTTGTTGTCCGTGCTTACAGTAGGTGAAATTAAATCAGGTATTGAGAATTTACAAGATTCTGTAAAAAAAGAAACACTTACTCTATGGTTAAATAATGATTTATTAAATCGTTTCAAAAATAGACTGCTAGACATAGACTTGAATATTATGCTTGTATGGGGTGAAATTATTCAAAAAAATAAAAAAATAGGCAGTCCTCTTCCTATAATAGATTCCTTGATAGGTGCTACTTGCATAGTAAATAATCTAACTTTGGTTACCAGAAATGAAAGTGACTTCAAAAATTTAGATATTAATATCATTAATCCTTTTCTTTAA